The following are encoded in a window of Salmo trutta chromosome 27, fSalTru1.1, whole genome shotgun sequence genomic DNA:
- the rimoc1 gene encoding RAB7A-interacting MON1-CCZ1 complex subunit 1, translating into MADDCRRQGFELERRIFELDNKCASLRTEKQDDDYLQNASAILDKLKSFYRQGGESSSLPKLLQDYTQVILDITFYEENKLVDQEFPEDCSPFKIQQLLQDLTEPEVLAGRLAPAQEVQSVLGLEVLECLYWRRGALLYMYCHTLHQRKQWIKKNKATFLKCLQEGVRYLMRMLQVRNSVKLNDGVVFHDSATANFLAEGIFSDTHLLTMMYIGEMCFWAVKYEDCSVDSTERKEDRLHFRDIGTQILHKYVLACEGPLQGQGWNTENAKEILSILQ; encoded by the exons ATGGCGGACGACTGCAGACGACAGGGGTTTGAGCTGGAGAGAAGGATTTTTGAGTTGGACAATAAGTGCGCCAGTCTCAGAACTGAGAAACAAG ATGATGACTATTTACAGAATGCTTCTGCGATACTAGACAAGTTGAAAAGCTTTTACAGACAAGGGGGAGAGAGTAGCAGTCTCCCTAAACTGCTTCAGGATTACACTCAG GTGATCCTGGACATCACGTTCTATGAGGAGAACAAGCTGGTGGACCAGGAGTTCCCAGAGGACTGCTCGCCCTTTAAGATCCAACAGCTGCTGCAGGACCTCACAGAGCCAGAGGTGTTGGCAGGGAGGCTGGCACCGGCCCAAGAG GTGCAGTCAGTCTTGGGGCTAGAGGTGTTGGAGTGCCTCTACTGGAGACGTGGAGCACTGCTCTACATGTACTGCCACACCCTCCACCAACGCAAGCAGTGGATCAAGAAGAACAAGGCCACTTTCCTCAAG TGTCTTCAGGAGGGTGTACGCTACCTGATGAGGATGCTGCAGGTGAGGAACTCTGTGAAGCTCAATGACGGGGTGGTGTTTCATGACTCTGCTACCGCCAACTTCCTGGCTGAAG GCATCTTTTCAGACACCCACCTGTTGACGATGATGTACATCGGGGAGATGTGTTTCTGGGCAGTGAAGTACGAGGACTGCAGCGTTGATTCCACAGAACGCAAAGAGGACCGGCTCCACTTCCGGGACATTGGGACACAGATCCTGCACAAATACGTGCTGGCCTGTGAGGGCCCTCTTCAGGGCCAGGGCTGGAACACTGAGAATGCCAAGGAGATCCTTAGTATCTTACAGTGA
- the fbxo4 gene encoding F-box only protein 4 translates to MSGKSHSDESVVIRSIRQFREKYFNARKNVNDQAHAAEVTSEDAPPGFLDCLPVDLQFLIMTLLSPVDLCRLGATSSYWRAMVRDPLLWRYFLVRDMPKWPSINHVTMPRLEALDTPLCVGEKEMEEPGHDFMTDYLKGYPACRQQWFPQRPPYSVVTSFLQSLVATTTEPRYAMFGPGMEQLDVSMVTRLMHTPDVLPVAGIPQRQINGIGSGISYMYKNQHKFNILTLYSTNRAERERARMEQQSVSNKLFIQEGTDQSGHPHFSPTPQVQEVCQAVDGFIYVANAEPGRGDEGEVEWAQIQALVDPALGSSSRPLLVLSCVSREEPDQIRTTSSSSTRTPCVDMAQRLCLPMLPNPWMVQDTVAESLSGVLDGISWLLGCSGLRL, encoded by the exons ATGTCAGGGAAAAGTCACAGCGACGAATCTGTAGTTATACGAAGTATCAGACAGTTCCGAGAGAAGTACTTCAATGCAAGGAAAAACGTCAATGATCAGGCGCATGCAGCAGAAGTCACCAGTGAAGATGCACCGCCGGGCTTTTTGGACTGTTTACCC GTGGACCTACAGTTCCTGATCATGACCCTGCTGTCTCCTGTGGACCTCTGTCGTCTGGGGGCCACTAGTAGCTACTGGAGGGCTATGGTCAGAGACCCCTTACTATGGAGATACTTTCTGGTCAGGGACATGCCTAAATGGCCCTCCATCAACCATGTGACCATGCCCCGGTTAGAGGCCTTAGACACCCCTCTGTGTgtgggggagaaggagatggaggagcCAGGTCATGACTTCATGACAGA TTATCTAAAGGGCTACCCAGCCTGCAGACAGCAATGGTTTCCCCAGAGGCCGCCATACAGCGTTGTGACCTCCTTCCTCCAGTCGCTGGTGGCCACCACCACTGAGCCGCGCTACGCCATGTTTGGCCCCGGCATGGAACAGCTGGATGTCTCCATGGTGACCAGGCTCATGCACACCCCAGATGTGCTCCCTGTAGCAGGGATACCCCAGAGACAGATCAACG GTATTGGATCTGGGATTAGTTACATGTACAAAAACCAGCACAAATTCAACATTCTGACTCTCTACTCAACCAACAG GGCCGAGAGGGAGAGAGCCCGCATGGAGCAGCAGAGTGTCAGCAACAAACTCTTCATCCAGGAGGGAACGGACCAATCAGGACACCCACATTTTAGCCCCACCCCTCAGGTCCAGGAAGTGTGTCAGGCGGTGGATGGGTTCATCTATGTGGCCAACGCAGAGCCAGGAAGAG GTGATGAGGGGGAGGTGGAGTGGGCTCAGATCCAGGCGTTGGTGGACCCTGCCTTAGGCTCATCCTCCAGACCCCTCCTGGTCCTGTCCTGTGTGTCCAGAGAGGAACCAGACCAGATCAGAACCACCAGCTCCAGTAGTACCAGAACCCCCTGTGTGGATATGGCTCAGAGACTCTGCCTGCCCATGCTGCCCAACCCCTGGATG GTTCAGGACACAGTAGCAGAGTCTCTGTCTGGTGTCTTAGATGGGATATCCTGGCTGCTGGGGTGTTCTGGTCTCAGGCTGTAA